A section of the Chryseobacterium scophthalmum genome encodes:
- a CDS encoding M1 family metallopeptidase produces the protein MKFKVAALSVLFYTGVFAQNIQNNPGSNHGNRFEQLGTILPTPNVYRTASGAPGQAYWQNRADYDINAYLDEDKRNLKGSETVTYHNNSPDDLDYIWLQLDENQQSTLNKADYQFSSTLPKSLNDQQLKTTDLPAKDNGHGVNLEKVTDASGNPLKYTVNKTMMRIDLPKVLKKGEKFIFKIDWNYNIPNRIKMGGRGGYENFAEDGNDLYTITQWFPRMCVYSDFQGWQNHQFTGRGEFALVFGNYKVSMNVPADHIIGGTGECKNYDQVLSSEQLSRYKKSQTSNEPVEIVTLDEAKKAEKNHSKQRKTWVFEAKDVRDFAWTSSRKFVWDAMGVTIPENNNKVMAMSFYPKEAYGLYRKYSTKAIAHTIKTYSEFTIPYPYPVAQSVEASNGMEYPMICFNFGRTEKDGTYSEGTKNGMIGVIIHEVGHNFFPMIINSDERQWSWMDEGLNTFTEYLTEEKWDNKFPSKRGPAWTIVDYMKLPKDQLEPIMSNSENIIQFGPNAYSKPATGLNILRETIMGRELFDKAFKTYSKRWAFKHPEPADFFRTMEDSSGEDLDWFWRGWFYGTDPVDIAIDKVTMASPDFSNVKEANETKYKVEEPLQNPFEDISKIRNKEDKTIAFEVEKDKDLQDFYYHYDRGQEKVDTNKEYILKTEGNIALDKKEQEKLKNINAYQIDFVNKGGLVMPVILEFTFEDGSKLRDKSSAQIWRHNEKKVSKTFYFDKKLKSIQLDPMRETADIDTSNNFWSNDGSSSETSKFHVFKEKQNGTVRGGANGKVNPMQAAGKKN, from the coding sequence ATGAAATTTAAAGTTGCTGCACTTTCAGTTCTATTTTATACCGGCGTTTTTGCTCAGAATATTCAAAATAATCCGGGAAGTAACCACGGAAACAGATTTGAACAATTAGGAACCATCCTTCCTACACCAAATGTTTACAGAACAGCTTCCGGAGCTCCGGGACAGGCTTATTGGCAAAACAGGGCAGATTACGACATCAACGCATATCTGGATGAAGATAAAAGAAATCTGAAAGGTTCTGAAACAGTAACCTATCATAATAATTCGCCTGATGATTTAGATTACATTTGGCTTCAGTTGGATGAAAATCAACAGTCAACACTAAATAAAGCTGATTATCAGTTCTCTTCTACCCTTCCAAAATCGTTGAATGACCAGCAATTAAAGACGACTGATCTTCCCGCAAAAGATAATGGACACGGCGTAAATCTGGAAAAAGTAACTGATGCTTCAGGAAATCCGTTGAAATATACCGTCAACAAAACCATGATGCGTATTGATTTGCCTAAAGTTTTGAAAAAAGGCGAAAAATTCATCTTTAAAATCGATTGGAATTACAATATTCCGAACAGGATAAAAATGGGCGGTCGTGGTGGTTACGAAAATTTCGCAGAAGATGGAAACGATCTTTATACGATTACTCAATGGTTCCCGAGGATGTGTGTGTACAGTGATTTTCAGGGATGGCAGAATCATCAGTTCACAGGAAGAGGTGAATTTGCTTTAGTTTTTGGAAATTATAAAGTTTCGATGAACGTTCCGGCTGATCACATTATTGGCGGAACCGGAGAATGTAAAAATTACGATCAGGTTTTATCATCAGAACAATTATCAAGATATAAAAAGTCTCAGACTTCGAACGAACCTGTAGAAATTGTGACTTTGGATGAAGCTAAAAAAGCAGAAAAAAATCACTCAAAACAGAGAAAAACTTGGGTTTTTGAAGCGAAAGACGTGAGAGATTTTGCCTGGACCTCTTCAAGAAAATTTGTTTGGGATGCCATGGGCGTTACCATTCCTGAAAACAACAATAAAGTAATGGCGATGAGTTTCTACCCGAAAGAAGCTTATGGTCTGTATAGAAAATATTCAACAAAAGCTATTGCTCATACGATTAAAACGTATTCAGAATTTACAATTCCGTATCCTTATCCGGTAGCTCAATCGGTGGAAGCTTCAAATGGAATGGAATATCCGATGATCTGTTTCAACTTTGGAAGAACAGAAAAAGACGGAACTTATTCTGAAGGTACCAAAAACGGAATGATCGGTGTGATTATTCATGAAGTTGGACACAATTTTTTCCCGATGATCATCAATTCAGACGAAAGACAATGGAGCTGGATGGATGAAGGTTTAAATACCTTTACAGAATATTTAACGGAAGAAAAATGGGACAATAAATTCCCGTCAAAACGTGGTCCGGCTTGGACGATTGTTGATTACATGAAGCTTCCAAAAGATCAATTGGAGCCGATTATGAGTAATTCTGAAAATATTATTCAGTTTGGTCCGAATGCGTATTCAAAACCTGCGACAGGATTGAATATTCTTCGAGAAACCATCATGGGAAGAGAGCTTTTCGACAAAGCTTTTAAAACCTATTCTAAAAGATGGGCTTTCAAACATCCTGAACCTGCAGATTTTTTCAGAACCATGGAAGATTCAAGTGGTGAAGATTTAGATTGGTTCTGGAGAGGTTGGTTTTACGGAACAGATCCAGTAGACATTGCGATCGATAAAGTGACCATGGCTAGTCCGGATTTCAGCAATGTAAAAGAAGCTAATGAAACTAAATACAAAGTAGAAGAACCTCTACAAAATCCTTTTGAAGATATTTCAAAAATCAGAAATAAAGAAGATAAAACGATTGCATTTGAAGTAGAGAAAGATAAAGATCTACAGGATTTTTATTACCACTATGACCGTGGTCAGGAAAAAGTAGACACCAATAAAGAATACATTTTAAAAACAGAAGGAAATATAGCTTTAGACAAAAAAGAACAGGAAAAGCTTAAAAACATCAATGCTTATCAAATTGACTTTGTAAATAAAGGTGGTTTGGTAATGCCTGTTATTCTTGAATTTACCTTTGAAGATGGCTCAAAATTAAGAGATAAATCGTCGGCTCAAATCTGGAGACACAATGAAAAGAAAGTTTCGAAGACGTTTTATTTTGACAAAAAACTAAAATCAATTCAGCTCGATCCAATGAGAGAAACTGCAGATATTGATACTTCAAACAATTTCTGGAGCAATGACGGAAGCTCTTCTGAAACTTCAAAATTCCATGTTTTCAAGGAAAAACAAAATGGAACTGTGAGAGGAGGCGCCAATGGAAAGGTCAATCCGATGCAGGCTGCAGGAAAGAAAAATTAA
- a CDS encoding co-chaperone GroES produces MSVNFKPLADRVLIEPIAAETKTASGIIIPDTAKEKPQEGTVVAVGPGKKDEPTTVQVGDKVLYGKYSGSELKLDGKDFLIVKEADLLGIIG; encoded by the coding sequence ATGTCAGTAAACTTTAAACCATTAGCAGACAGAGTTTTGATCGAGCCGATCGCTGCAGAAACTAAAACAGCTTCAGGTATTATTATTCCAGACACCGCAAAAGAGAAACCTCAAGAAGGTACTGTAGTAGCAGTAGGTCCTGGTAAAAAAGATGAGCCTACAACTGTACAAGTAGGTGACAAAGTTCTTTATGGAAAATATTCAGGTTCTGAATTAAAATTAGACGGAAAAGATTTCTTAATCGTTAAGGAAGCTGATCTTTTAGGAATTATTGGATAA
- the groL gene encoding chaperonin GroEL (60 kDa chaperone family; promotes refolding of misfolded polypeptides especially under stressful conditions; forms two stacked rings of heptamers to form a barrel-shaped 14mer; ends can be capped by GroES; misfolded proteins enter the barrel where they are refolded when GroES binds) produces the protein MAKEIKFDIESRDALKRGVDALANAVKVTLGPKGRNVVIEKSFGAPHVTKDGVSVAKEIELEDRVENMGAQMVKEVASKTNDIAGDGTTTATVLAQAIVREGLKNVAAGANPMDLKRGIDKAVTAVVENLKSQSKTVGDSTEMVKQVASVSANNDETIGALIAEAFGKVGKEGVITVEEAKGIDTTVDVVEGMQFDRGYQSPYFVTNPEKMLVELENPYILLVEKKISSMKELLPVLEPIAQGGKSLLIVSEEVEGEALATLVVNKLRGSLKIAAVKAPGFGDRRKAMLEDIAILTGGTVISEEQGFTMENITIDMLGTAEKVSIDKDNTTVVNGGGEESKIKGRVAQIKAQMETTTSDYDREKLQERLAKLAGGVAVLYVGAASEVEMKEKKDRVDDALHATRAAVEEGIVAGGGVAFVRAISALEDLQGINADETTGIKIVKRAIEEPLRQIVANAGGEGSVIVAKVAEGTGDFGYNAKTDEYVNMLEAGIIDPTKVTRVALENAASVSGMLLTTECVITEVKSAEPAMPMGGGMPGMM, from the coding sequence ATGGCAAAAGAAATAAAATTCGATATCGAGTCAAGAGACGCTCTAAAAAGAGGGGTTGATGCATTGGCTAATGCAGTAAAAGTAACTTTAGGACCAAAAGGTAGAAACGTAGTGATCGAAAAATCTTTCGGTGCACCTCACGTTACTAAAGATGGTGTTTCTGTAGCAAAAGAAATCGAACTTGAAGACAGAGTAGAAAATATGGGAGCGCAAATGGTAAAAGAAGTTGCTTCCAAAACCAATGATATCGCAGGAGACGGTACTACTACCGCTACTGTTTTGGCACAGGCTATCGTAAGAGAAGGTCTTAAGAACGTAGCTGCAGGTGCAAACCCAATGGATCTAAAAAGAGGAATCGACAAAGCAGTAACTGCAGTTGTTGAAAACCTTAAATCTCAATCTAAAACAGTTGGTGATTCTACAGAAATGGTGAAGCAAGTTGCTTCTGTTTCTGCTAACAACGACGAAACGATCGGTGCTTTGATCGCTGAAGCTTTCGGAAAAGTTGGTAAAGAAGGAGTAATCACAGTAGAAGAAGCTAAAGGTATCGATACAACGGTTGACGTTGTAGAAGGGATGCAGTTTGACAGAGGTTACCAGTCACCATATTTCGTGACTAACCCCGAAAAAATGTTAGTTGAACTAGAAAATCCATACATCCTTTTAGTTGAGAAAAAGATCTCTTCAATGAAAGAATTGCTTCCGGTTCTTGAGCCAATCGCTCAAGGTGGTAAATCTTTATTAATTGTTTCTGAAGAAGTTGAAGGTGAAGCTTTGGCAACTTTAGTAGTAAACAAATTGAGAGGTTCTCTTAAAATTGCTGCTGTAAAAGCTCCAGGATTCGGAGACAGAAGAAAAGCAATGTTAGAAGATATCGCGATCCTTACAGGTGGAACAGTGATCTCTGAAGAGCAAGGTTTCACAATGGAAAACATTACTATTGATATGTTGGGAACTGCTGAGAAAGTATCTATCGACAAAGACAACACAACAGTTGTAAACGGTGGTGGTGAAGAAAGCAAGATCAAAGGAAGAGTTGCTCAGATCAAAGCTCAGATGGAAACGACTACTTCTGACTACGACAGAGAAAAACTACAGGAGAGATTGGCTAAATTAGCTGGTGGTGTTGCCGTACTTTACGTAGGTGCAGCTTCTGAAGTTGAAATGAAAGAGAAAAAAGACAGAGTAGATGATGCACTTCACGCTACAAGAGCAGCAGTTGAAGAAGGTATCGTTGCAGGTGGTGGTGTTGCTTTTGTAAGAGCTATTTCTGCTTTAGAAGATCTTCAAGGAATCAATGCTGACGAAACTACAGGAATCAAAATCGTAAAAAGAGCAATCGAAGAGCCATTGAGACAAATCGTTGCTAACGCAGGAGGTGAAGGTTCTGTGATTGTAGCTAAAGTTGCTGAAGGAACTGGAGATTTCGGTTACAACGCTAAAACTGACGAGTATGTAAACATGCTTGAAGCAGGGATTATCGACCCTACGAAAGTAACAAGAGTTGCCCTTGAAAATGCAGCTTCTGTTTCTGGAATGCTATTGACAACTGAATGTGTGATCACTGAAGTGAAAAGCGCAGAACCAGCTATGCCAATGGGAGGTGGAATGCCAGGAATGATGTAA